The following coding sequences lie in one Brevibacterium marinum genomic window:
- a CDS encoding polyprenyl synthetase family protein has protein sequence MTDSAASLDDIAFSFEDRLTQVLAEGRHRSRGFSEQYGHLWDSLSYMAIGGKLVRPRLLMDAHAALGGSNHCAAVDAACAMQLLHVALVIHDDVIDNDTIRRGEANISGEFASDAMLRGAAQHDAQAWGDATSLLAGDLMLTLAHSLLARLDIDEAKRRAVLDIFDDTIFESAAGEHSDVWFSLHLEEARSQDVLAMVGQKTAIYSFQAPLLMAAVLAGASRRMLDDLTAISSQLGVIYQLRDDVLGLFGDERKTGKSTVSDLREGKETLLIAFARSDPSWAGVQSLFGDRMLSTADGHRLRKVIEESGALVFVESMVSQRCENLYRLIREAALPTALSDRLIGLTSECAVRTS, from the coding sequence ATGACTGATTCGGCTGCCTCACTCGACGACATCGCATTCTCATTCGAGGACAGGCTCACGCAGGTGCTTGCGGAGGGACGACATCGATCGCGCGGATTCTCCGAGCAATACGGGCATCTCTGGGATTCACTCTCGTACATGGCCATAGGCGGAAAGCTGGTTCGGCCGCGATTGCTCATGGACGCGCATGCAGCTCTCGGCGGCAGCAACCACTGTGCCGCCGTCGACGCGGCCTGTGCCATGCAGCTGCTGCACGTCGCCCTCGTCATTCACGACGATGTGATCGACAATGACACCATCCGTCGTGGTGAGGCGAACATCTCAGGGGAGTTCGCCTCCGACGCGATGCTGCGCGGAGCTGCGCAACATGACGCACAGGCCTGGGGGGACGCAACGTCGCTTCTTGCCGGTGACCTCATGCTCACACTCGCCCATTCGCTCCTCGCTCGGCTCGACATCGACGAGGCCAAGCGCCGGGCCGTCCTCGACATCTTCGACGACACGATCTTCGAAAGCGCCGCAGGAGAGCACTCCGACGTCTGGTTCAGCCTGCATCTCGAAGAAGCCCGAAGTCAGGATGTCCTTGCGATGGTCGGCCAGAAGACCGCCATCTATTCGTTCCAGGCACCACTTCTCATGGCAGCCGTTCTGGCTGGAGCCAGCAGAAGAATGCTCGACGACCTCACCGCCATCTCTTCACAGCTCGGCGTGATCTACCAACTGCGCGACGACGTCCTCGGCCTGTTCGGGGACGAACGGAAGACAGGAAAATCCACCGTCAGCGACCTGCGCGAAGGCAAGGAAACACTCCTCATCGCGTTCGCTCGATCCGATCCGTCCTGGGCCGGAGTCCAATCCCTCTTCGGAGATAGAATGCTGAGCACGGCCGATGGTCATCGGCTGCGGAAGGTCATCGAGGAATCAGGAGCACTTGTGTTCGTCGAATCCATGGTGTCGCAGCGATGCGAGAACCTGTACCGGCTGATCCGCGAAGCAGCGTTGCCGACCGCGTTGAGCGATCGGCTCATCGGGTTGACCTCCGAGTGCGCTGTGCGCACCTCATGA
- a CDS encoding MarR family winged helix-turn-helix transcriptional regulator yields the protein MRAIRMLIRARQQGRVVTPRDIAHEVSISSASTTKLIDRLVAGGHLIRVPHPHDRRTICIEVTAETAKAARETIGRQHARRFDAAAAMSSDERETVVRFLTALAEADSPQGDLAGSEQSSSARPDHPD from the coding sequence ATGCGTGCCATTCGCATGCTCATCCGTGCGCGGCAGCAGGGGCGTGTCGTCACACCGAGAGACATCGCGCACGAAGTCTCGATCTCCAGCGCTTCCACGACAAAGCTCATAGACCGTCTCGTGGCCGGGGGACACCTCATCCGCGTGCCGCACCCCCATGACCGGCGGACGATATGCATCGAGGTGACGGCCGAGACTGCAAAGGCTGCCCGGGAGACGATCGGCCGCCAGCACGCACGTCGTTTTGACGCCGCTGCCGCAATGAGCAGTGACGAGCGGGAGACTGTCGTTCGATTCCTCACGGCCCTGGCGGAGGCCGACTCGCCGCAGGGAGACCTTGCCGGCTCAGAGCAGTCGTCGAGCGCACGACCGGACCATCCGGACTGA
- a CDS encoding general stress protein: MKPTVKTYQDDIGLLNELKRQSSKGVSKDSLHVFAHDDERTDCIVGDCGAAPAAIADLVAERYNESDHELTSVFRRFGFAPDESSDLEERLANGKILLVIE, encoded by the coding sequence ATGAAACCGACGGTCAAGACGTATCAGGATGACATCGGCTTGCTCAACGAGCTGAAGAGACAGTCGTCGAAGGGCGTATCGAAAGACAGCCTCCATGTGTTCGCCCATGACGATGAGCGCACTGACTGCATCGTCGGCGATTGCGGGGCTGCTCCTGCAGCTATCGCCGATCTCGTCGCCGAGCGCTACAACGAATCAGACCATGAACTCACCAGCGTTTTCCGACGTTTCGGCTTTGCTCCTGATGAGTCCAGCGATCTCGAAGAGAGACTTGCCAACGGAAAGATACTGCTCGTCATCGAATAG
- a CDS encoding class F sortase, producing the protein MTGKQAGTRRGINTWTVAGLALLVIAVVLISVGLFRDQSPPQPDAESDTRSATAETVNGGSESEESQAPSPGEDVPAAEAESSSKGMDASTPTRLTIPAIDVDTSIMELGLADGDELEVPPLGKDAPAGWYERSPTPGEVGPSLIVGHVDSAHDGPAVFYELGDLQPGDTINATRDDGSTAIFSVDDVTDYGKDDFPEYKVYGNTDDPEIRLITCGGDFNEQTGHYEDNIVVTGHLVRNR; encoded by the coding sequence ATGACTGGCAAGCAGGCAGGGACTCGCCGCGGCATCAACACATGGACCGTGGCGGGCCTTGCCCTGCTGGTCATCGCGGTCGTTCTCATCAGCGTCGGACTCTTTCGCGACCAATCACCGCCTCAACCGGATGCGGAGTCTGACACACGATCGGCCACGGCAGAGACGGTCAACGGCGGCTCCGAAAGTGAAGAGTCACAAGCTCCCTCGCCCGGTGAGGACGTCCCCGCTGCAGAAGCAGAGTCCTCGTCAAAGGGGATGGATGCCTCCACCCCGACACGCCTGACGATCCCGGCCATCGATGTCGATACCAGCATCATGGAACTCGGGTTGGCCGACGGCGACGAGCTCGAGGTGCCGCCGTTGGGGAAGGACGCACCCGCGGGCTGGTATGAACGATCGCCCACCCCCGGAGAGGTCGGCCCCTCGCTCATCGTCGGCCACGTCGATTCCGCTCACGATGGTCCCGCTGTGTTCTACGAACTCGGAGATCTCCAGCCCGGAGACACCATCAATGCCACCCGCGATGACGGCTCCACAGCGATATTCAGCGTTGATGACGTCACCGACTACGGCAAAGACGACTTCCCCGAATACAAGGTCTACGGCAACACCGATGACCCCGAGATCCGGCTGATCACCTGTGGCGGAGACTTCAACGAACAAACGGGCCACTACGAAGACAACATCGTCGTCACCGGCCACCTGGTCCGCAACCGTTGA
- a CDS encoding NAD-dependent epimerase/dehydratase family protein: MKVLLTGAAGFIGRHIAEAATAAGHEVIGVDMLLQQAHGTTAKLPPGVVHGDIRDPALLDELLADVDVVCHQAATVGNGVDAQDLPGYAAHNDLGTATLLAAMARTGTKRLVLASSMVVYGEGRYTCPDDGDVPPAPRQDRDLQQGLFDPRCPHCGGRIEPHLIGEDAVFAPRTAYAASKIAQEHYAAAWCTLESGSAIALRYHNAYGPGMPADTPYSGVAAIFRSALERGEPPQVFEDGNQLRDFVHVVDLARANVAAIEAVGAHRPGLSAYNICSGHTYTIGDMARRLATVMGGPKPVVNGQYRAFDVRHIAASPRAALEGLGFEAGIGPDEGIAELATAPLRGR; encoded by the coding sequence ATGAAGGTGCTGCTGACCGGCGCGGCCGGTTTCATCGGCCGACACATCGCCGAGGCAGCGACAGCTGCCGGACACGAGGTCATCGGGGTCGACATGCTGCTTCAGCAGGCGCATGGGACGACTGCGAAGTTGCCCCCAGGGGTGGTGCACGGCGACATCCGCGACCCGGCCCTATTGGATGAGCTGCTGGCCGATGTCGACGTCGTGTGCCATCAGGCCGCCACCGTCGGCAACGGTGTGGACGCCCAGGACCTGCCCGGTTACGCCGCCCACAACGACCTCGGCACTGCCACCCTGCTGGCAGCGATGGCTCGCACCGGAACGAAGCGACTGGTCCTGGCCTCCTCCATGGTGGTCTACGGTGAAGGGCGGTACACCTGCCCCGACGACGGCGATGTGCCCCCAGCCCCGCGCCAGGACAGAGATCTGCAGCAGGGCTTGTTCGACCCTCGCTGTCCGCACTGCGGAGGAAGAATCGAGCCACACCTGATCGGCGAGGATGCGGTCTTCGCTCCGCGCACGGCTTACGCCGCCTCGAAGATCGCGCAGGAGCACTACGCCGCTGCCTGGTGCACCTTGGAATCGGGCAGCGCCATCGCCTTGCGCTATCACAATGCCTATGGGCCCGGCATGCCGGCGGACACTCCCTACTCAGGTGTCGCGGCCATCTTCCGCTCGGCCCTTGAGCGCGGAGAACCACCCCAGGTCTTCGAGGACGGCAACCAATTGCGCGACTTCGTCCACGTCGTCGACCTCGCCCGCGCGAACGTCGCCGCCATCGAAGCGGTCGGGGCGCATCGTCCCGGCCTGAGCGCGTACAACATCTGTTCGGGACACACCTACACGATCGGCGATATGGCCCGAAGGCTGGCGACGGTGATGGGTGGGCCGAAGCCGGTGGTCAACGGCCAGTACCGAGCCTTCGACGTCAGACACATTGCGGCCTCGCCGCGGGCAGCCCTCGAAGGTTTGGGGTTCGAGGCAGGCATCGGACCCGACGAGGGCATCGCCGAACTCGCGACGGCACCGCTGCGCGGCCGATAG
- a CDS encoding S-methyl-5'-thioadenosine phosphorylase: MTETPDIAIIGGSGFYTFLDDPQEIDVETPYGAPSAPIATGTFTHGDTSRTVAFLPRHGQGHEFPAHRVNYRANMWALRSLGVRQILAPCAVGGLKPHLGPGSLVVPDQLADRTYGRAQTYFDKGACHVSFADPYCPRLRTALVDGLADDHESPVDGGTMVVVEGPRFSTRAESQWYAAQGWDVVNMTGQPEAILARELELCYATAALVTDLDAGISSTHAVDQSEVFRVFAEHTDTLKSRLRTVIASLSSERSCSCSEALAGMTLPLELP; this comes from the coding sequence ATGACTGAAACACCCGACATCGCCATCATCGGCGGCTCCGGCTTCTACACCTTCCTCGATGACCCCCAGGAGATCGACGTCGAAACGCCCTACGGCGCGCCGTCGGCGCCCATCGCGACCGGCACGTTCACGCACGGGGACACCAGCCGCACCGTGGCGTTCCTGCCCCGGCACGGACAGGGGCACGAATTCCCTGCCCACCGTGTGAACTACCGCGCCAATATGTGGGCGCTGCGCAGCCTCGGAGTGCGGCAGATTTTGGCACCGTGCGCCGTCGGCGGACTCAAACCACACCTAGGACCCGGCTCGCTGGTGGTTCCGGACCAGCTGGCCGACCGGACGTACGGCCGGGCGCAGACCTACTTCGACAAGGGTGCCTGCCACGTCTCGTTTGCCGACCCGTACTGTCCTCGACTGCGCACGGCCCTGGTGGACGGGCTTGCCGATGACCATGAATCCCCGGTCGACGGCGGAACCATGGTGGTGGTCGAAGGGCCGAGGTTCTCCACCCGCGCTGAGTCCCAGTGGTACGCGGCACAGGGCTGGGACGTGGTGAACATGACCGGCCAGCCCGAAGCGATCCTGGCCCGTGAACTCGAGCTGTGCTACGCGACTGCAGCGCTGGTGACCGATCTCGACGCCGGCATCAGCTCGACGCACGCCGTCGACCAGTCGGAAGTCTTCCGGGTCTTCGCCGAGCACACCGACACGCTGAAATCGAGACTGCGAACAGTGATCGCCTCCCTGTCGTCGGAGCGTTCGTGCAGCTGCTCCGAGGCGTTGGCAGGAATGACTCTGCCGCTGGAGCTGCCATGA
- a CDS encoding molybdopterin-dependent oxidoreductase, with protein sequence MRWRSPIRGPWLTSVFGAVLLAALPVVTLTGLLSYVAYAPQLGQAIPADAGWLQLPTFPWPTNPAWLYQLNQGIHVVLGMVVIPVVLAKLWSVTPKLFTWPPARSPAHALERLSLLILVGSILFELATGVLNIQYDYIFGFSFYAAHYFGAWVFIAAFIAHVCLKLPTMVSSLRSRSLRTELRTPLAETRPEPSDADGLVSADPDTPTMSRRGALALVGGGSALVLLLSFGQTIGGALRPLSVLLPRGRVPGDGPNDFQVNRTAAAARISPDDTGEAWRLTLSGGDGDVSLSRSQLLAMPQHTADLPIACVEGWSTTQTWTGVRLAELARLAGVGEPASARVESLQESGTFNAAALQDNQVLDPDSLLALRVNGADLSIDHGFPARIIVPAMPGVHNTKWVRSIEFRT encoded by the coding sequence ATGCGTTGGCGTAGTCCGATCCGTGGGCCGTGGCTGACATCGGTCTTCGGTGCCGTGCTGCTGGCCGCGCTGCCGGTGGTCACATTGACCGGTCTGCTCTCGTACGTGGCCTACGCACCGCAGCTGGGACAGGCTATACCTGCGGACGCGGGCTGGCTGCAGCTGCCGACTTTCCCGTGGCCCACCAATCCCGCTTGGCTCTATCAGCTCAATCAGGGGATCCACGTCGTGCTCGGAATGGTGGTCATTCCAGTGGTGCTCGCCAAGCTGTGGTCGGTGACACCGAAGCTGTTCACATGGCCGCCGGCACGCTCTCCGGCGCATGCCCTCGAACGGCTGTCTTTGCTCATTCTGGTCGGCAGCATCCTGTTCGAACTGGCCACAGGCGTATTGAACATCCAGTACGACTACATCTTCGGATTCAGCTTCTACGCGGCACACTACTTCGGTGCGTGGGTGTTCATCGCGGCCTTCATCGCTCACGTGTGCCTCAAGCTCCCGACAATGGTCTCGTCCCTGCGTTCCCGATCTCTGCGAACCGAGCTGCGCACTCCGCTGGCCGAAACCCGCCCGGAGCCGTCGGATGCCGACGGGCTGGTGTCGGCTGACCCGGATACGCCGACCATGAGCCGCCGCGGCGCCCTGGCCCTGGTCGGTGGAGGTTCCGCACTGGTGCTGCTCCTCAGCTTCGGCCAGACAATCGGTGGAGCACTCCGGCCTTTGTCCGTGCTGCTGCCTCGGGGGCGTGTGCCAGGCGATGGGCCCAATGACTTTCAGGTCAATCGGACGGCCGCTGCCGCGCGAATCAGCCCCGACGACACCGGAGAGGCGTGGCGACTGACCCTCAGCGGCGGCGACGGCGACGTTTCATTGAGCCGGTCGCAGCTGCTGGCGATGCCCCAACACACCGCTGACCTGCCGATCGCGTGTGTAGAGGGTTGGTCGACGACGCAGACGTGGACCGGCGTCCGGTTGGCCGAACTGGCACGGCTGGCCGGAGTCGGCGAACCGGCCTCGGCACGGGTCGAATCGCTTCAGGAATCCGGCACATTCAACGCTGCCGCGTTGCAGGACAACCAGGTGCTCGATCCCGACTCGCTGCTCGCCCTGCGCGTCAATGGTGCAGACCTGTCGATCGACCATGGATTTCCCGCACGGATCATCGTCCCGGCTATGCCCGGTGTGCACAACACCAAATGGGTACGCTCCATCGAGTTCAGGACCTGA
- a CDS encoding methyltransferase domain-containing protein: MTDTIDFAPLDALNAAMAGHPCEVVTADGTVTQLNVQQWTGVPDAADHALFLDRCVGPTLDVGCGAGRLAGALAARGSKALGIDISSVAVKMAQERGAVAVHMDVFDDVPDEGRWQDAILADGNVGIGGDPVRLLQRIRQLIRPGGSVLVEVDAPGTGLVHESVRLRALGQLTDAFDWSRVDAEAIADVADAAGFHGCRVHQHESRHMAELTCEGRP, encoded by the coding sequence ATGACCGACACCATTGACTTCGCACCCCTTGACGCCCTGAACGCGGCGATGGCCGGACATCCATGCGAAGTGGTCACGGCCGATGGCACAGTGACACAATTGAACGTCCAGCAATGGACGGGCGTGCCCGATGCGGCGGACCATGCGTTGTTCTTGGACCGCTGCGTGGGCCCGACCCTCGATGTCGGCTGCGGTGCAGGCCGCCTCGCAGGGGCCCTGGCCGCACGCGGCAGCAAAGCCTTGGGAATCGACATCTCCTCCGTCGCCGTGAAAATGGCCCAGGAACGCGGCGCTGTCGCGGTTCACATGGACGTCTTCGACGACGTGCCGGACGAAGGCCGCTGGCAGGACGCGATCCTGGCAGACGGCAATGTCGGAATCGGCGGCGATCCGGTCCGACTGCTGCAGCGGATTCGCCAACTGATACGTCCAGGCGGGTCCGTCTTGGTCGAAGTCGATGCCCCCGGGACAGGTCTGGTGCATGAAAGTGTTCGCTTGCGCGCCCTGGGACAGCTCACCGACGCCTTCGACTGGTCGCGGGTCGATGCCGAGGCCATTGCCGACGTCGCGGACGCGGCAGGATTCCACGGATGCAGAGTGCATCAGCACGAGAGCCGGCACATGGCCGAATTGACGTGTGAAGGGCGACCATAG